The region AGAACACTCGTATTGTTGCTTGTGAGGAAACGCGTAAGGCGATTTGCATTGATCCCGGCGAGAGATCGGACGAGGTTGTTGCCTTTATAAACGACAACGGATTTGACTTACAGGCGATAGCGATAACGCACGGGCATCTTGATCACATCGGTGGCACGTCTGATCTTGCCAAAACTTTTCCTGACGCGGAGATATTAATTCATAAAGACGACGAAGATCTGTATTACGGCTTGCCGCAGCAGCCCTTGATGATGGGCATTCCGCGGACGCAGTTGGCGGCATTGGGATTTGATTATGATGCTCCGCCGCCGGTGACTCAAAACTGGAAGCACGGCGAAGTTTACGAAGTTGGTAGTTTGAGATTTTCGATACGGCATTGTCCGGGACACACGCGCGGCCACGTTGTTTTGGTCGAGGAAAATGAACGTGTAGTTTTCACAGGGGATTGTTTGTTCAGCGGAACGGTCGGACGAACCGATCTGCCGGGCGGCAACCACGAACAGCTTATTGAATCGATAAAAGCGCAGGTCCTCTCGCTAGCAGACGACTTTACCGTTCACTGCGGCCACGGGCCGGAAACTACTGTCGGCATCGAACGCGAACGTAATCCATTTTTGACCGGCGTACAGTGATTGCAAGCCGGCGTAATAGTAGTATTAACCACTTTTGACTAAAAGGAATTATATAAAAATGAACAAATTACTTTCCGCACTAATGATAATAAGTCTGTCGTGCCTTGTGTTTGCGCACGGCGATGACAGCCATTTTGAAAATCCGCAAGACGTGACCGTCAAAGTCACAAAAGTGAGCGGCAACGTGTATATGCTGCAAGGGCGCGGAGGCAATATCGGAGCTGTGGTCGGCCCCGACGGCATCTTGATCGTCGATGACGACTACAAAGCCGTAAGTGAAAAGCTGCGTGACGCGCTAAAAGAACTCGGAGCCGCATCGCCAAAATTTATTTTTAACACACACTGGCACGGCGATCATACAGAGGGAAACTTTTTCTTTGGCAAGGATTCGATCATCGTCGCGCATTCAAACGTTCGAAGACGAATGATGGAACCGCCAGTGATCTTCGGCGAAAAAACCGCTCCGTATGTCTCTCACGCGCTGCCGATCGTGACGTACAACGAGAGCCTGTCGATTCACATTAACGGCGAAGAAGTTAAAGCTGTGCATTATCCAACGGGGCACACGGATGGAGACACGGTCGTCTTCTTTAAAAACGCCAACGTGGTCCATCTCGGTGATGATTTTTTTGTTCGCCGCTTTCCGTTCGTCGATGTCGACAGCGGCGGCAATGTGCAAGGCCTTATAAACAATATCGCTTCGCTGATAAAGACAATTCCGGCAGATGCGAAGCTGATTCCCGGTCATGGCCCGCTCGCCACGATCGAAGATCTAAAGTCATATCACCAAACAATGGTCGAGAGTACGAAGATCGTACAGGACGCAATGAAGGCGGGAAAATCGCTGGATGATATTAAAAAAGCCGGCCTTCCTGATAAATTCAAAGAAGCCGGCTCCGGATTTATCAAAACAGACATGTGGCTGGAAATCGTATATCGGAGCTATTCAAAGAAATAATAGACGGTCAACAAATGCGAAGCCTGCTTCTAAACAAGGGCGTCACTCGGCGTTTGAGTGTATCGCCCTTAACGTGCGGTTCGGCATTTTAGGGTTTTAATTTGAGCTTGTAGACCTTCAGCAAACCTGTAACCGTTCCGGCATCTCGCTCGTACCATTTATCAATGTTGTCGAGATTTGATCCCTCTTCCGCAGGTAATATTGCGTAAGAGATCAGCGGTTGAGTTGCAGTTGTTTTAGAGAAATTCTTTATAAAGTCACCATATAATTTTACCTCTGCGCTGATCTCTTGTGCTGTGATCGGTGCAGAATGTGTACCTAGTGCCGGAAGTGCACGTTCCGATCCAAAAAGTGCGGCGGTAATTTCAAACGCACCTGCTTTCAAGCCTTCCTCAACGTCCTTTTCGCCGTATCCGCCGTAATACAGATAGCAATGAAAAAGCCGCTTGTTTTCGGTTATGCCAATACCTCCGGCCGATGTCGTGTGAGATGTCCACAGCGGCCTCAGATCGGCGATCGTCGGGATAAAATCTGACCAGCCGGTATTTGCCGCATAGACGGCGCTTCCCTTTGTTGATGATTGCTGTTCCTGTTTTTCGACATAGCGAATCGCCGGTATCGCCAGATCGCGAAGATCGGCAAACTGGCTGTTGCGGCTAGTCGAGCCTGTTGCTTCGACAACGCCCCAACCGGCGGCAATTATCGCTATGTAGAGCAGTGCCTTACGAAAAACTTCCTTTTTCTGCAGGACCATGAACAATAAAAGTGCCAACGCGATCAGCACCATATAATTGGCAATAAAAACTTCGTAGTGTATCGGCTGCAGCGAGTGGCCGGTCACGATCTGCTGATTGAATAACACCAGAGGCGTCACAGCAAATGCGAGTGCGAACAACGTTTGAGGCGACCTGATCTCCACGCCGCCGCGCCATATGAGAATTGCGATCGCGATAGAAACGATCGATCCAAAGATCATCGACGGCGAATCAAGATCGGGCAAGCGCGTATTTGCCAGAAGCTGAATACTGTCAATATGCGCTCCGCGTTCGGAAAGCATCATGGCGTATGGAATAAGAGCTGCGATCGCGATCCCGCCGACGACAGCTGCATTGGTGAGCAGATTTTTGAGATTCTCTCTATGCCAAATGAGACTTAAAACGAAAACACAGGCAAGCCACGCTGCGGCGGCTGTCCAGAGAAAGAAATAAGAATATATGAGCAGAACGAAAATAATGCCGCTCATCAGAGAATAAAGAATCGCCTTTTTCCGTGTTTCAGCATTTAGTGAAAACCAGACCGATCCGCAAAAAAGGAAGAAGAACGAAAACGCAAATCCCGGTTGATAACGCCTCAAAAACGGAAAAAAATCGACAAGGATCTGGCCTTGGGTCCAATCCCGCAACTCGCCTTCGTAGGCAACAGCCGTTCCGAGACAGCAAACCATCAAAACGCCTGTCGCAGCTAAAGGCCCGTCGCCGGTGATCTTGAATAAAAGCCAAAATATGAACAACGCCGCGAGTGCGGAGCATAGAATATTCAGGAAGATAAACGCAGTCGAAGCAGAAATGCCCAACAGCTTCGCAGGCATGGCGATCGTGTATGCAGGTATGAACTGTATCGAATACAGCGATTCGTGAGGCAGCTCGGCTGCCATATATTGGTCATATTTGCGCGGTTTGCCGTTTATCAGAGCATTTACATAGGCTGAATAAGCGACTTCGTCAAAGTTTGCAACAAAATAAGCTCCGTGCCATGCCGAACCTTTTGCAATGCGAAAATTGATCTGCGGATACATCGCCAAAAAGACCATGAAGAGCGTTGGCAGTAAGGCGTATTTCCAATTTTTTGCGTTCATGCTTGGATATTATTGCACAAGCCCGCACGTTAGTAAGGGCGATACACGCGGGTGTTGAGTGTAACGCCCTTACTTACGTGCGGGCTTGTGCAGACTAAAGTAGTAAAAACTACGCTACGGTAATTTCCTTTGCCAGATAAACGTCCTGAATTGCATTGAGCAGTTCAACACCTTCCTTCATCGGCCGCTGGAATGCCTTGCGTCCCGAGATCAAACCCGTGCCGCCGCCGCGTTTATTTACAACAGCCGTGCGAACGGCATCTGCCATATCGCTTGCGCCTTTTGATTCGCCACCCGAATTTATCAAGCCGCAGCGGCCCATATAACAATTCGCAACCTGATAGCGGACGAGGTCGATCGGATTGTCGGTCGTCAGTTCGTCATAGACCTTTTTGTGTGTCTTGCCGTAGCTTCCCGCTTTGTTCATTGCGGGATATCCGCCGTTGCGTTCGGGCAGTTTCTGCTTGATGATATCGGCCTGTATCGTCACGCCGAGATGATTTGCCTGCGCAGTCAGATCGGCCGCCGTATGCATATCGCCTTCGTCGGTCTTAAATGCCGAATTGCGGAGGTAGCACCACAGTATCGTCGCCATCCCAAGCTCATGTGCATACGCAAACGCCTCGGCGACCTCAGTGATCTGCCGCGTCGATTGGTCCGAACCAAAATAGATCGTCGCTCCGACAGCGACCGCACCCATATTGCTCGCCTGCTCGACCGTGCCAAACATCACCTGATCGAACTGATTTGGACAGGTGAGCAGCTCGTTATGATTGATCTTTACGATAAACGGTATCTTGTGTGCGTATTTGCGAGCGACCGAACCGAGCACGCCGTATGTTGAAGCAACGGCGTTGCAGCCGCCTTCGATAGCGAGTTTTACAATGTTCTCAGGATCGAAATACATCGGGTTCGGAGCAAAGCTCGCTCCCGCCGAATGCTCGATTCCCTGATCGACCGGCAAGATCGACAAATAACCCGTCCCGCGCAAACGCCCATTGTCATTCAACGTCTGCAGCGAACGCAAAACGCTCGGCGTACGATCAGAATTTGTCCAGACGCGATCAACAAAATCGCCGCCCGGCAACTGTAAAGTTTCTTTTGGTATCGTTTTTGAAACGTGATTTAAAAGGGTATCGGCCTCGGCACCCAAGAGTTCTCTAATACTATCGACAGACATCTAATTCTCTCCTGAATAATTAACTTAATTAAACTAAAAATCTGATTTTCGACATTGTAGCATATGAAATGTTTCTTTTCTCATCCTAGTATCTTCAAAATTACATTAAAATAATGCTCAAAAAACTGTCATTCGAGAGGCTTCACGAGCTAAATTTCATTGATTCTATAGCAATTCCATAGTAAACTGCCCCGTCAACACAATAAATTTAAAAAAATATTAACAGGAGACCCCAACGTAAATATGAAGGCTTATAGTGCTTATCTGCTGTTCAGTTGTTTTATCTTTGTCGTATTTTTGGTCGCCAACACGACCGCCCAGGACAAGGATTGGCGTCCTGTTTCTCAGGAAGAACTGTCTTCACAAAAATCTTCAATTGAACCCGATGCGGATGCCGAGGCCATATTTTGGGAAGTTAGGATAGACGACAGTGACTCGATCGATCTTTCCAGAAAACACTATGTCCGCATCAAGATATATACCGAGCGCGGCCGCGAAAAATATAGCAAGTTTGACGTTTCATTTGTTAAGGGAATCAAGATCAAAGATCTTGCGGCGCGCGTCATAAAGAAGGATGGTTCGATCGTAGATATAAAGCCAGGGGACGTTTTCGAGCGTGAGATCGTCAAGACGAACGGTGCCAAGCTAATGGCTAAATCATTTGCCATTCCCAATATCGAGCCTGGCGTCATTATTGAATACAAATACAAAGAAGTTTTCAGTTACGCCAGCGCGCGAGGGATAACGCTTGAATTTCAGAAGGATATACCGGTTCAGACGCTGACCTATTACTACAAGCCGTGGAAAGGCGATCCGGCTTATCAGACATACAATTTTAACGATACAAAGTTTGTAAAGGACAAAGGCGGCTATTGGATCGCAAAGCGAACAAATATTCCGGCGATGATAGAGGAGCCACAAATGCCGCCCGAGAATATGGTTCGCTCTTGGATGCAGCTTCTCATGCCTGACCGAGATGCGATCGCTGCCTCACTTGATACTGTCACTTACGCCGTCAAAGACACCAGTTCACCAACAAAATATTGGGGCGGTGTGGGAGCACAATACAAATTTCTGGCTCAAATAATGAACAAAACAAATGGTGAGCTCAAGAAAGCAGCGTCCGACATCACCGCCGGAGCTTCCAGTCCGGAAGAAAAGCTAAAAAAGCTCTACGAGTTTTGTCAGACACAGATCGCAAACACAACATTTGACCCATCAATAACCGATGAACAGCGGGAAAAACTGCCGCAGGCCAAATCCGTTTCTGACGTTCTAAAACGAAAATCTGCAAGCAGTATGTTCATCGATATGTTGTTTGGTAGCCTTGCCAAAGCCGCCGGCTTTGAGACGCGTGTGGTGCTTTCCTCTGATCGCAGCAAAATGTTCTTTACGCCTCAGATGCTAGATGAAAATCTCATTCATCCGGCGGCGGTTGCCGTAAAGGTTGGTTCCGAGTGGAAGTACTTTAATCCCGGGCTCAAATTCGCGCCTTACGGTATGCTCGTGTGGTACGAAGAGGACACTCCGGCCATGCTTGTCGGTGAAGATGGATTAGAATGGGTCAAAACCCCTTACGCTAAACACGAGTCGTCCGTAACAAAACGAACCGGTAAGTTTAGCTTGCTGGAAGATGGCACCATCGAGGGATCGGTTCAGATCGAGATGTATGGCCAGCCGGCATTACTTTACAGGTTGGATAACTATGAAGATGCTCCGGCTAAAATCGAAGAAGGCCTTAAGGAAGATCTAAAGCTACGTATGAGCCTGATTGAGGTTTCAAACGTTTCGATCGAGAATCTGATGGACAGCTCAAAACCTTTGGTCCAAAAATACACAATTCGGGTACCAAACTATGCTCAAAAAACGGGCAAGAGGCTTTTCCTGCAACCCGGTTTTTTTGAATACGGCTCAAATCCCGTATTTTCAAGCTCTTCGCGAAAATACGACCTCTTTTTTCGGTTTCCTTGGTCAGAAGATGACAAGATAGAATTTACATACCCGCAAAACTTTGATCTG is a window of Chloracidobacterium sp. DNA encoding:
- a CDS encoding DUF3857 and transglutaminase domain-containing protein, with translation MKAYSAYLLFSCFIFVVFLVANTTAQDKDWRPVSQEELSSQKSSIEPDADAEAIFWEVRIDDSDSIDLSRKHYVRIKIYTERGREKYSKFDVSFVKGIKIKDLAARVIKKDGSIVDIKPGDVFEREIVKTNGAKLMAKSFAIPNIEPGVIIEYKYKEVFSYASARGITLEFQKDIPVQTLTYYYKPWKGDPAYQTYNFNDTKFVKDKGGYWIAKRTNIPAMIEEPQMPPENMVRSWMQLLMPDRDAIAASLDTVTYAVKDTSSPTKYWGGVGAQYKFLAQIMNKTNGELKKAASDITAGASSPEEKLKKLYEFCQTQIANTTFDPSITDEQREKLPQAKSVSDVLKRKSASSMFIDMLFGSLAKAAGFETRVVLSSDRSKMFFTPQMLDENLIHPAAVAVKVGSEWKYFNPGLKFAPYGMLVWYEEDTPAMLVGEDGLEWVKTPYAKHESSVTKRTGKFSLLEDGTIEGSVQIEMYGQPALLYRLDNYEDAPAKIEEGLKEDLKLRMSLIEVSNVSIENLMDSSKPLVQKYTIRVPNYAQKTGKRLFLQPGFFEYGSNPVFSSSSRKYDLFFRFPWSEDDKIEFTYPQNFDLDNADTPGIVSDPAKIAMLDIKISRSNSAASLSYSRHFHFGGNGYVLFDASNYKPIKGLFDAFHTADSHTITLKQR
- a CDS encoding class I fructose-bisphosphate aldolase, whose protein sequence is MSVDSIRELLGAEADTLLNHVSKTIPKETLQLPGGDFVDRVWTNSDRTPSVLRSLQTLNDNGRLRGTGYLSILPVDQGIEHSAGASFAPNPMYFDPENIVKLAIEGGCNAVASTYGVLGSVARKYAHKIPFIVKINHNELLTCPNQFDQVMFGTVEQASNMGAVAVGATIYFGSDQSTRQITEVAEAFAYAHELGMATILWCYLRNSAFKTDEGDMHTAADLTAQANHLGVTIQADIIKQKLPERNGGYPAMNKAGSYGKTHKKVYDELTTDNPIDLVRYQVANCYMGRCGLINSGGESKGASDMADAVRTAVVNKRGGGTGLISGRKAFQRPMKEGVELLNAIQDVYLAKEITVA
- a CDS encoding MBL fold metallo-hydrolase, producing the protein MLIKTFVLTAFQQNTRIVACEETRKAICIDPGERSDEVVAFINDNGFDLQAIAITHGHLDHIGGTSDLAKTFPDAEILIHKDDEDLYYGLPQQPLMMGIPRTQLAALGFDYDAPPPVTQNWKHGEVYEVGSLRFSIRHCPGHTRGHVVLVEENERVVFTGDCLFSGTVGRTDLPGGNHEQLIESIKAQVLSLADDFTVHCGHGPETTVGIERERNPFLTGVQ
- a CDS encoding MBL fold metallo-hydrolase, yielding MNKLLSALMIISLSCLVFAHGDDSHFENPQDVTVKVTKVSGNVYMLQGRGGNIGAVVGPDGILIVDDDYKAVSEKLRDALKELGAASPKFIFNTHWHGDHTEGNFFFGKDSIIVAHSNVRRRMMEPPVIFGEKTAPYVSHALPIVTYNESLSIHINGEEVKAVHYPTGHTDGDTVVFFKNANVVHLGDDFFVRRFPFVDVDSGGNVQGLINNIASLIKTIPADAKLIPGHGPLATIEDLKSYHQTMVESTKIVQDAMKAGKSLDDIKKAGLPDKFKEAGSGFIKTDMWLEIVYRSYSKK